A region from the Chloroflexota bacterium genome encodes:
- a CDS encoding ATP-binding protein gives MPTTLKFPNDILRLLYWVFFKPFTLRVYARTIDERLNENLLLWRARDKFATLPALRNLVWLSTCLIAFAPTALCIATGLVLQIFGADFYWFIARTASGSQTAGALLYVIPFSFGALLSEFLFWRFNLNLLLTYVVALALGVAIYFVLTAFGVAFGVAFGVAFGVAVGVAVGVAVGVAVGVAVGVAVGVAVGVAVGVAVG, from the coding sequence ATGCCCACCACTCTCAAATTCCCCAACGACATTTTACGTTTGCTCTACTGGGTTTTCTTCAAGCCATTCACTCTCCGAGTTTACGCTCGCACAATTGATGAACGTTTGAATGAAAATCTTTTATTGTGGCGAGCGCGAGACAAATTCGCCACTCTCCCTGCCTTACGCAATCTAGTTTGGCTTTCTACTTGTTTAATCGCATTTGCTCCAACCGCTTTATGCATTGCAACCGGATTAGTTCTACAAATCTTTGGAGCAGATTTTTATTGGTTCATCGCGCGGACTGCAAGTGGAAGTCAAACCGCAGGTGCATTGCTATATGTGATTCCTTTTTCTTTTGGCGCATTGTTAAGTGAGTTTTTGTTTTGGCGTTTTAATTTAAATCTGTTGCTCACGTATGTCGTAGCATTAGCTCTTGGAGTAGCAATCTATTTTGTACTCACGGCGTTCGGCGTGGCGTTCGGCGTGGCGTTCGGCGTGGCGTTCGGCGTGGCGGTCGGCGTGGCGGTCGGCGTGGCGGTCGGCGTGGCGGTCGGCGTGGCGGTCGGCGTGGCGGTCGGCGTGGCGGTCGGCGTGGCGGTCGGCGTGGCGGTCGG